Genomic DNA from Etheostoma cragini isolate CJK2018 chromosome 7, CSU_Ecrag_1.0, whole genome shotgun sequence:
CGTAAGTAGGCACGCTGCTATCCACTGTTGGTATGGATTATGAAATTGACTTGTAATGGTAGTTTCACTTTCTACATTGATTCTATATGGtaactgaaaaatatttaaatagatgtttttttttttctttgtgattggATTTTATACATTACAGCTCCAGTGACAAACGCACCTGTGACTCCCAAAGCACTGTCGGCTGGACAGAAACGCCCACATCCGGCTTACATCCCCAGCCACTTCCCAGAATTCCCTGACCCTCACACGTACATCAAAACACCTGTGAGTCAGAACGTTTCTTGATAGTTTGAGATCCTTAAACAAACCCTGAACTAATGTAACTGCTTTTGgtaatattatacagtatgttaagaAAAGATGTCATCTCCTTGAATGAATCAGTTTCACCACGGCAGTCCCGGCATGCATCAGCAAGCCGTTCATTATGTgtaactagagctgggcaagTTAACACGTTATTATCccgttaactaattaattaattaacgccgacaattttttcatcgcgcgttaacgcagtttttattatttctttattattgtaaaagtttgttgctcacaggctttgtaaatattgtaaagttgaattttcttatcaccggagtacttccagtctgaaatatcaccttgacagttgataccagcaaatcattcaaggaaacacacagtggcgcgaggcgtcggcaggctacgttagatgcagcgtgggggtaagtagagataaacaaaggcaagagaagctaacaaatgccatagcgacgtggatagctacagactgcaggtcctagggttgtggaggacattggtctgagaatcgcaacaacGACCGCAGGTTTGAGATTTCCTCAACGCGCACCATCAGACTCCcagttgtatgaaaaggagaggaatgCAAAAGCGACATCGCTACAACATGCACCctagggactactggactcactgcgGTCTACTGGACTCAGTGGGTAACCAAAATTATCTcggagttacagtgcattatactgatgaaaagtgggcgctgcattcaaGTGCTTTAAGAagaatgaaaacagaggagagacattatgctgagacatgcgcaggacactttattgaagttgcacagcagtggaatgtctCAAGTAAAGTCCCCTTAGTTAGcccagatagtacgaatagatacgaaATCTGATCGCTactgcgagccttctgccttctgctcatgtcccctgctttgcgcacggcCCCCAGcattctgtcacagtgtctcagcaaagtgcagaaaagttgtggggcactctaaacccagtccagcaagtgctgcagagttagagcaacaacagatgaacCTGTACATAAGGAGTCGGTTATGCAAGACGTTCTACCAgatgcagagatgggaagtaacgaagtacaagtacttcgttactgtactcaagtagatttttctgatatttttactttacttNNNNNNNNNNNNNNNNNNNNNNNNNNNNNNNNNNNNNNNNNNNNNNNNNNNNNNNNNNNNNNNNNNNNNNNNNNNNNNNNNNNNNNNNNNNNNNNNNNNNttaccggagtattttttaacacaagtatctgtacttccacttaagtacggaaagtgagtacttttgccatctctgaccAGATGGAATCCATCTccggacatgataaatacattgtttaaattgagatgtgcactatatacactacttttgaattcattattttattttgcgattaattgcaGCCCAGCTTTATGTGTAACATGAAAttcaaaaagtgtgtgtgtgaggtgtgttTTCCTTCCTGCCCTTAGACGTTCAGGGAGCCCGTGTCAGACTACCAAGTGGTGAGAGAGAAGGCAGCAAGTCAGAAGAGAGACGTGGAGCGAGCACTCACACGCTTCATGGCCAAGACGGGAGAAACTCAAAGCCTCTTCAAAGACGACATCACTGCCTTCCCACGTGAGTGATTCCACCAAGTGGACATTCATTTGGGGGTCCCCATGCGGACCAAAAATACGGAGTGTGGATTTTAATCCTTGTGAATGTGTTTCCAGTGATCGCAGCACAACCAAGCAGCATCCCATATCTCAGTGCCCTCCTGCCCTCGGAGCTGGAATTGCAGACTCTGGAGGAGACAGACTCCTCGGAGCAGGACGACCAGACAGACAGCGAGAACGCAGCAGGAAACCTCATCAATGTAAGTCTTTACTACTGGAGCTTGCCCAGTtatatagtgtgtgtttttctacagTCAGTGTCTCTTACTGAGTTCCCAGAGATTTTAAAGTGATTACACTCTGGGACTTGGCCACTGTTCTCACACATTTGTGCACATCAACTCAAAAAGACTAATTTGATTCTTTAAACTCAGATTTACTTAAAATGTGTTAAGTATCAAACATACCTCTTCAATTTCCTGTAGTGCCTCCAGGGCCACTACTTGGGTTGGATTTGGAAAATATCATGTAGAAGATACAGAAGCTCTATTATAAAGATCTTCAGTAGGTTTGTGGGACAGGAATTTGAATATCATTATTTCGGGGAACTTCTAGGATTTCTTCCATACAATAATTTGCATCTAGAGACATTTAATTGTTAGTGTATGACCATGTAAGTGCTGACCCCAGGTTATTACTAGTGGAAGCAGCAGAGAAAGAATATCCCTAGCAGATTAGCAGAAGGTGGATCCAATTTTATTGATCACAGCATTTTAAGTCTGAACTTTAATGgcatcaaagaaagaaaaaaaacactacctGCACCTCTGAAGCTTGCCAATTGGCATATCATGTCTCTcttatttaaattgtatgttTACTGGGAGTTACACACAGTGACTTCCATTGCTGTACAGATAAACCCACATGCTGCTGATATGCAGATTTAGTTATTACTTCGGACAGAGCAAGGCTAGCTGTTTCATCATCATGCTAAGCCTGCTAGCTCTACTCTATAGTTAAACCACAGACATATCAATCTTGAAGTAAAGCAAATAAATGCATGTCAAATTATTCAATAGCTCAGTCACTTAAAGGCGCTCTAAGCGATGCTGGGTGATGTTACTTTATGATTTTctaagtattttcaaacaagacGAAACTAgctccctcctcttcatcccatCCCTTCTCTGTGTCCGTGCGCTAACCCACCCCAAATCCTTTTTGGCAGTTATTGCCTGGAACACTGTTtatagaccctgggctgtctacagtcAGCTAGCGGATAGTGAAGGTACAATAAGTAACATGCTGAcgttgcttagagcacctttaatgcaTCTTTTCCCTCACTCAGGATGATCCAGGAGGGGACAAAGAGAACTCCATCCTTCCTCCCAGCGGCGTTGTGGTTCCCTCCACAAAGGCCAGCGAGGACAACGTGATTGACAACCCGTACCTTCGGCCAGTCAAGAAACCCAAAGTGAGGAGGAAGAAATGAAACTAATATgaaccaacagacacacactggccACAGTGGTTGAGGCTTTCAGCAGTGCAGTGATTCCCTCCCCAGAGAGGAGAGGCATGGCCTTGAAGCATCTGGGACCAGCGCCACTGTTGGGTTTTTGTATATTGACTGACttcttttgaagttttttgttGCGTTACTTTTCAGCAAGCACTAACTTGGTAAAAAATATGGTGTAATATACCACCCTTACAGAAATCagtcattttgtaaataaagaaattagtttgtttttttacccttgATATCTTACTTTTCTTCTGACAGCCCATGAAATGTCTGTAAATGATAAGGTAAATAATTTGACAAAGGCACCATTTTACATCAGTATCCCAGTGGGACTTCATCCATCAGCTTTAGAGTTAGTAGTACAAACTCAGGTAGGCCACCTTGCTTCTGTGCTTCAGGAAATCCTTTTCTTGGTTTAGctggaggaaaacaaaagagCATGAGATGTCGctacatacagtggcttgagaaagtgtacacacccatgctaaagttgaatGTAAACATCTTTTGGGAATTGATCTTTATGCCTTGattcaaaacatttaggaaaatccaatcttttaaaaaggacatcaattttctttgactgaataatgtattgtaaataaacattCTTCCTTAAAAGACAGGGGGCAaagtatacacaaacacacacttatgttaaattcccatagaggcaagcagatttttatttttaaaggccagttatttcatgggccttaccaagggaactttatcaggatggaTAGTAttctgatccatgaaataactagGTAACTAAGTTTTaaccaggtaaaaatttgtattaatgtacataaagaagccaagaaaagccAAAATCTCAAAGGCATCAAATCAtttagcagcagctgtgtgtaatttgtttttgatttgggATCGGTAACAATACCCAAAACGTGTTTTTAAATAAGCACATTAACTATTTTACAGATTAACTCgtcattttgggaaacattggttTTCATGACAAGACAGATGAAAAGACTAATCCCACTTTAAGTAGGGTTGGAGCGGTTCATTTTGAACCAAAATGGTACGGCGTCACGGCTCGGTACGTGAATGTCCACGGTATCTGAATCTTCAGGGACACTTAACCTGTAGCCCTGCCTTAGCCATAAGGCTCGGCACGCCACGTGTAGCCGAGCTGCGCCCATGTATGCTGGGGGGGGTGCGAGAGACAGCAGTACGCGACGGGAGAAAGACGCCGCCTAGCTGGCCTGGTCAACATATccgatataataataataatgtattagcTGTAGCCAGACAGGGAGCAGCTTTCTGCTGTGAGAAATGGCCGGGAGAGGTGATAAATCAGGGGATTTACTTCGTCTTTGCAGAGAACAAAAATGCTGggttttcagttttatagcagattgtcttattttgtttactaGTTTCATAGTCTGGAGATGTTGCAGCTAGCTCAATGGAGAGACTATATGACACTAGATGGTACAGCCTGAGACatgacttaataaaaaaatatatttatatcatatttGTTTTGCTCCATTATACCGAACCGTGACTTCTGTTTAGCGCTCCACCCCTAATAGAAAGGGATGATAGTAACGTAGTACGTCTACTGAAGCACTGTAcgcaaaaacaaatttaaggTGCTTTACTTGAGAATTACATCATTCTACCCACTCacaactacatttatctgacagctttagttactttccagATTACAATTGTTCATGCCCTTCTTGCCCAAGGTAAGTATATGTAGAAACTTGGTGATTCAGAATTTAATTGTTTCAGATAAACTAAAGGGATCTTTTATGGGTTGAGAAAACTACTTCCTCAgctaaatgaatacatttaaaaaaaatgggatgCACGTAAGAACCGGCTTCCTCATTCATTCTGTTTTATGGAGCTCAAACCTTCGTACCTTCACCCTGAGGGACTTCTTCTGCGTCTGAGGCAGTCTGGACCAGTCTGGGTTCCCGAAGCACATGGGCCAGCTCACTTTCCTGTTTGTTACTGTATCATGAGCGTAGGTCCCGGGCCTGTTTCACAGAAGGACCACCTGTCAGCGCTGTTCAGTTACATTGGAGcggtgtctctgtgtctctgtgtctctgtgtctctgtctcacccTGGGCTGTCCTCAGCTGTACGTGACGTGCTTCTGAACCTCTCCGTGGTAGAGTTGAAAGGTGTTTTGCTAGGAGGGGGGCCTCTGGACTGGCTTTGATCCTGCTGGTACTGCTGTGGGGAAGGGGTCGCTGTCTGGGGATAGAAATTATAACTAATTAAGTCAAACTTGACATGTTAAAGGGGTATTCCTGCCTTTTAGCACTGCAagatgcagataaaaaaaaataccgtAGTGGTAATGTTCTGATCTTTAGCAGTTGTAGAATGAAACATAGTACTTTTAGActttaaattatgattttatttacatacaaaacaagaGCTTTTATACAGTCGTTTCACAGGATGAGTAGACAAACTGAGCTCCTTATTTAAAATCAGTGGAATCCCCATCAGTTAAGATAAAAGTGCTTAGTGTACCTTGCTACAGGGCGGAAAGCGTGCAGCAGTCCTCGCAGAGAGACCATATCCTTTCTTACTCCCCGGTGTCCTCTGTAAGTCGTAGAGAATGGTGCCAAACTGcaagaaaaatattaatcatACAATGAGTACACACAGGGCTGTAATCCccaatttaacattttcattttaaacttaaCAGTTTCCTAGATCGGGAGTTGTCAGAGTCCTGAGGACTGAGAGCCATTTTAGGAGCCAGTATATGGCATTTTACTActtacatactataatatgactttttattagacgttttttaattaatccagaaacgcactacaaaacagatttccctaacattagtcgagttctcactaaaataaggtaatttttttattgtcacaatagaacagaagaacatcaaaatatcttATCAGTTCTAAttgataaaatgtataaaaatacaaacttaaaatatgaaacttaacgtcctttaaacaaaaacaaataatcagtgttgccaacagggacgttgtagagcgtcctctggtggacagactatgcagtgctctctctctctctatttatttatatttatttagtaaaattggccattataaatgccaatgcCGATatattgggaaatgcctaacaTCAGCTAATAACATCGGACCGCTgatttatcggtcgggctctgatactatgactttttttttttttacaatctacCTTTGACTTTTTACAATCACTTTCCTACTAATATCAGAACCTTGATGTCACTTTtcaaaactaaacacaaaacGTTCATCCCCTGTGACCCAGGCTGTCCAATGTTTAGAACATTGCATTGTGCATATCTTTACAGGAATCTTACACAGCATTGGTTCAGAAAACTAAAGTATTGTGAACTACCACTGAAACTTTACTTTAGATCACCCACACACAAGCTACCCATAGTTTCACTCTGTTGTTCATTGTACAATCATTAAATATTGTAGTACATAATagatacatgttttattattgtacTACATGTAAATACATCTCTGTAAAAGTACTGCAAAAGTAGACAGAATACTACAGACACAGTGGAATCATTGTACAAAATCTGATTTGTCTTGATGAAAAAGAATACAGTACAATGACatctaggcctgcacgattaatcattATAAAGAACGCGACCTCAATTCCCCCTGTTCacgattcatttttttaatatctgcatcacaaacactactactttcttctgtgagttttcaaactgtataaaataggttttaattttttttcgactaagtactatgactttttttttattacatactacactattcctttgacatactataactttgtattgcttttctcaacataccatacagtactatgactttttactttattcgacatacactgatttttttatgacttgatatacaaatacagtaccatgacttattttaataatgtactatgacttttttcaacacaattacttttgtatgacttttttgacatattatatttGACTCGACATACTAttacgttttttgacatactatacaatgctTTTTTCCAACACACTACATGTTATTTTTTCTATCGTACTATGTATGATACTATACTTGGCTCAACTTCTCACAGACACTGGCAAAGGACTCGCTGTCTGCAGAACTGCTCAGAGCCTTTTATCACCGCTCCACTCAAAGCGTTTTAACATGCCGTGACTTCCTGCTACGGGAGTTGTAGAGAAGGCCACCGGAAAAGTCTCCAGCCATAACAACTCCGGGAAAATGATGGGACTCCCCCTGCCCTCTCTGGAGGACCCCTTCAGGACCCGCTGCCTCCGCAGAGCTAACAACATTGTGGCAGATAAGGCCCGGCCCCGTTATCACCTGTTCTGTCTGTTACCCACTGggaggcgctacagagcactcaGGACTAAAGGACAGCTTTTATCCAAGAGCCATCACTGGACTGAAACCAAAGCAAACATTTCCTtaccttggtgtgtgtgtgtgtgtgtatatgtatgtatatatatatatatatatatatatatatatatatatatatatatatatgtgtgtattttttttgtaaccaaTGCAATACTGTtcacatgatttaaaaatgcTTGTTCCTATATTTATTGATTGGGATGACTGCACGTGCATGTTAAgagtatttatttgtgtatttgttacttttatatTCAGGTACAGCACAGCAACTTCACTGCACACAAGcttgtaaaatgacaaaatctataacatgacttttccTCAAAATATTATACCACTTTATGAATTCATGACTTCTTCCGGCAAACAATACTGACTGACAATAATGACTTaaccgacatactatactattactttgtAATTgacttactatgacttttgtcgacatactatccATTGACTTGTGACTTTTTCCAAccttctttgatttttttttatgacttttttcaacataatatactgacACACTTAATATACTGACATACATACAGTAGTATGTAACAGTAACACAGTTCTGCCCTACAGGTCTTATGAACAGCGCCCATATTCGTTTATGGACACTCAATGTGAATGCTCTATAATGAAATTcaggaaagaaatgtgttgaatgTGAGACTGTCTACTTGCATATGGATAAAACGCTCTGTAAATGTGTGGATGATTTAACTTGCACTACAccattataaaacattaaaccTAAATAGGTCTCAGAAATGACAatgggaataaaataaaatattctgcCAAATTACCAAATTTCCCTTTACACACCCTCACCAACAATCAATATGAAAATCCACAAGATATAAGTAGGCCCGCACTGTaaacaaaataaggaaaaaaagccAGAATTGTCTTTTAAACATAACCCCTGATGCATGTGTGTTCGGAGCTAGCGTGCGTTGGGCCACAGATAGCGTCAGCCATGAATGTGGCCGTGATTGTATGCGTTACTCACCCGCTGATGTTCAGGTTACCTCCGTATCCTACTAGACCCAGTCAACAGTCCGGTAAAAATATACTCTCTCCCACCCAaagactgtatatttaaaattaCCGGTCTATGCCCCAACCACGTCGCCAGAGATCCAGCTGGGCTTTCCATAGTCAACAAGTACACTAATTGGTGCTCTGTAGTCTTCTCCAAAGCTACAAAACTAGCAGATGATTAGCATCTGAGCTAACGTTACTGAAGTTCACGCAGGCCAGTGGCGGCGTGGCTTGTGGCTAAGTAGGCGGCTAACGCGACTCCTTCATTAAACACACTGCACTATAACTCCTAGATAACAGCGAGTGCAATTTTATCTCTCACCCATTTAGTTATATTAGTAGGGTTTATTCCATATATCTATGCAAAACGTAGCCGTTCCGGTATAGACTTCATGTGTTGGTTTTCTAGTTGTCATCTCTCCGGTCATAACATGGACCCTGCACTGACGAGAGCTCTCGCACACCTTCACTAGGGGTTTTCCCGCCCCCGAACCAATCAACAGCTATGGAACATTATGTCTAATGACTGACTAATTAGAGGATGAATACACAGGGCATGGCAGGATGAGAAATTCATCAAACTTGTTGCATTCACAGTCTTTAATAATTTCCACAACTCCAATGGAATGGGATACGATTCAAACATTGTAGCTAACTGTACACACATGAACCTAAAATATAACCTATAGTTACTAGGTTACTAAACTATGAGTTTTTAATTACGATTTTGGATgtattatactataacttttttcaacttacagttgtggtcaaaagtttTGAGAATGACACAAGGATTGGATTCCACTAAGTTATGTCATTCCATGTTTGTAGATATTTTGTCAGATGTTACTACGGTATCCTGAAGCATAATCACAAGCATTTCCTAAGTGTCAAAGGCTTTTATTGacaattacattcagtttatgcAAAGAGTCGATATTTGCAGTGTTGACCCTTCTTTTTCAAGACCTCTGCAATTTGCCCTGGCATGCTGTCAATCAACTTCTGGGCCACATCCTGACTGATGGAAGTCCAGTCTTGCAAAAGCAATTCTTAAAGTTTGTTGGaatttgtgggtttttgtttgtccaCACGCCTCTTGAAGATTGACAACAAGTTCTCaatgggattaaggtctgggGAGTTTCCTGGCCATGGACCCAAAATGATGATGTTTTGTTCCCTGAGCCACTTGGTTATCACTTTGGCCTTATTGCTAGGTGCTCCATCATGCTGGAAAAGGCATTGTTGGTCTACAAAGTGTTTTTGGATTGTTGGGAGAAGTTGTTCTCGGAGGATGTTTTGGTACCATTCTTTATTCATGGCTGTGTTTTTAGGCAAAATTGTGAGTGAGCCCACTCCCTTGGCTGAGAAGCAACCACACACATGAATGGTCTCAGGATGCTTTACTGTTGGCATGACACAGGACTGATGGTAGCGCTCACCTTGTCTTCTCCGGAAAAGCTTTTTCTGGATGTCCCAAACAATCGGAAAGTGGATTCATCTGAGAAAATGACATTGCCCCAGTCCTCAGCCGCCCAATCCCTGTACCTTCTGCAGAATAATAATCTGTCCCTGATGTTTTTCCTGGAGAGAAGTAGCTTCTTGGCTGCCCTTCTTGACACCAGGCCATCCTCCAAAAGTCTTCGCCtcactgtgtgtgcagatgCACTCACACCGGCCTGCTGCCATCCCTGAGCGAGCTCTGCACTGGTGGTGGCCCGATCCCGCGGCTGAATCAACTTTAGGAGACGGTCCTGGCACTTGATGGACTTTCTTGGACGCCCTGAAGCCTTCTTCACAACAACTGAACCTCTTTCCTTGAAGTTCTTGATGATCCGATAAATGGTTGATTTAGGTGCCCTCTTACTAGCAGCAATATCTTTGCCTTTgaagccctttttttttttttttttgcaacgcAATGATGACCGCACATGTTTTTTCTGCGGGTAACCATGGTTAACAGAGTAAGAACAATGATTTCAAGCACCAACCTCCTTTTAAAGCTTCCAAATTGTTATTCTAATTTAACTAGCATGACAGAGTGATTTCAAGCCTGGTCctcatcaacactttcacctgTGTTAACGAGATAATCCCTGACATTATTTCAGCTGGTCCTTTAGCAGCAGGGCTAAAatgcagtggaaatgtttttaagaTTAAGTTCATTTTAGTTGAAAGGAGGGactttgcaattaattgcagttCATCTGATCACTTTACATAATTCTGGAGTACATGCAAATTGCCATCATAAAAATTGAGGCGTCGGACTTTGtaaaaattaacatttgtgTCATTCTCAAAACTTTTGACCAGGACTGTACTATACTgagacttttttggacatactaaattatggctttttaattacttttttggacataatatGGCTTGTTTTGACATtctatgctatgatttttttttggacatactatactatggctttttaattacttttttggacatactatactatggcattttgatttacttttttggacgtactatactatggcttttttggacacactatactatgactttttgattcctttttttgtatatactatgccatggctttttttaacatactatactatggctttttaactacttttttggacatactatactatgacttttgaattacttttttggacatactatactatgcctttttttggacataacacctttttttcaacttattataatatggcttttttggacatgctattctatgactttttaattacttttttggacatacaatactatgactttttaattacttttttt
This window encodes:
- the LOC117947386 gene encoding protein pitchfork-like, which gives rise to MSAAAVKRVVFGSSQERELFPLHYAPDRLGNQMARPPAPHVGPGCYDNHEFGTILYDLQRTPGSKKGYGLSARTAARFPPCSKTATPSPQQYQQDQSQSRGPPPSKTPFNSTTERFRSTSRTAEDSPGPGTYAHDTVTNRKVSWPMCFGNPDWSRLPQTQKKSLRVKLNQEKDFLKHRSKVAYLSLYY
- the taf8 gene encoding transcription initiation factor TFIID subunit 8 isoform X1, whose amino-acid sequence is MADPVVVSRGSLNEGGRGSSSKAATSPAENYHLARRRTLQVVVSALLTECGFESAEKAAVETLTEMMQSYITEIGRCAKAYCEHTARSVPTLADTVVTLIEMGFNADTLPVYAKRSQRMVITAPPVTNAPVTPKALSAGQKRPHPAYIPSHFPEFPDPHTYIKTPTFREPVSDYQVVREKAASQKRDVERALTRFMAKTGETQSLFKDDITAFPLIAAQPSSIPYLSALLPSELELQTLEETDSSEQDDQTDSENAAGNLINDDPGGDKENSILPPSGVVVPSTKASEDNVIDNPYLRPVKKPKVRRKK
- the taf8 gene encoding transcription initiation factor TFIID subunit 8 isoform X2; this encodes MSLLYFITDDKRGSSSKAATSPAENYHLARRRTLQVVVSALLTECGFESAEKAAVETLTEMMQSYITEIGRCAKAYCEHTARSVPTLADTVVTLIEMGFNADTLPVYAKRSQRMVITAPPVTNAPVTPKALSAGQKRPHPAYIPSHFPEFPDPHTYIKTPTFREPVSDYQVVREKAASQKRDVERALTRFMAKTGETQSLFKDDITAFPLIAAQPSSIPYLSALLPSELELQTLEETDSSEQDDQTDSENAAGNLINDDPGGDKENSILPPSGVVVPSTKASEDNVIDNPYLRPVKKPKVRRKK